The following nucleotide sequence is from Solanum dulcamara chromosome 7, daSolDulc1.2, whole genome shotgun sequence.
CTGTGCTCTTCTCTTCCAGGGAAAACTGAAACTGCAACTATGGATTTGTTAACCGTCATGGAAAAGCCATCTATTGATCTAACAAAAGAACAAGAACACAAATTGGTAGATCTTGTTACAACAGAGTTTTCTAGAGAGAAGGAGACCACCGGAAATGAGCCCAGCACGAGGTTCGTCCTCGTATTTTAACCTGTTGCAGCAACTAATCTAGTTTATTTTCAAGTTACTAATTACACTTCGTATGAACGATTAATAAGAATAAGTTTGTCGCTAGAAGTTGAAAGTTGAAACTCTTGCATCTTTCCCTTTTTAGTCTTTTCTGTAGTCTGAACCAGAGaatttttagtattttagtCAGTTGACTGCCTGAGCTAGTCTGAACTGCTTAACGGTTTAATATAGTGAATGTGTAGAGTACTAATTTCACACGCTGATTTGTGTTTGATTTCCTTTTTCAGCAAAGAGGCACCTAAGGAACCCAAGGCAGCCCAATTGACTATGTTTTATGATGGTAAAGTGATCGTTTTTGATGATTTCCCAGCTGACAAAGCTAGAGCAGTGATGTTATTGGCTAGTAAAGGATGTCCTCAGAGCTCATTTGGCACTTTCCAGACTACAAACATCGACAAATTTAACACATGTGCTGCTGCCCCTGCTTCTTTGACAAGTAAGAAGACTGATTCTGTGGCACCAAGCCAACAGCACCTGCAGATTAAGCCAGGCTCTAGATCTGCTGCACCGCAACAGCACCAGCACCAGCAGCCACTCCATGTTTCTAGTAGTACTAAAACTGATCAGCTTAAGCCCGGATCAATTTCTTCAGCACCCCTAAAAGAGCAAGAGCAACACAAGCAAATCCAGTCACAGGCTGCCGGAACTAGCGGTAGCTCCGGTGAGCAAATcacttctttttcattttatatggCAGTATTTAGCTACACAGATTATAAGAAAGATAGACAGACGATTGTGGTCTTAAACCATATTCTTTTCTTAAACAGACCAAAGAGAATAGTAGTAGTATAAAATGAAACAAGCTAGTACTACTTATGCTGCATAGCAAAAATTTCTGAGATTGGTTCTCTAATATGCATCATATCTTTGTTTTTTCAGAGCTACCTATTGCAAGAAGATCTTCACTACATCGGTTTCTtgagaagaggaaagatagGTAAGCGGAATCTAAATTTGTGGCTATAGCAGAAGTCTTTTGCAAGCAGTTTCTgactatatatataacttaaaactctttttaatATATGGTAGCGTTAAGAAGAATCTCACTtcttttcctttcactttttttttcctgTCTAATTCAGGGCAATTCTTAGAGCGCCATATCAGGTTGTACATAACAATCCATTACCATCGTCTTCAAATAATAATGGTGAATCATCCTCCAAGGATAGCGCAGATCAGCTTGATCTCAATTTCAAGTTATAGCCAAAACTTCACTTTCGTTGTTGCAATTCCACAAGCTCTTTTTGGTTGACTATTGTATAAGATAGTAatactaaatatatatttagatcagtgatttgaagaattatttttCCAGCACAGCTTAGCTTACAgatcatttttcttatattaattattgtttattattACCTACCGAATATTTGGACTTTTTTGATTATTAAATTAGAATGCGTAATTAATTTGATTTCCCATTTTTCACGATTCACTTTCATGAAGGTGTGAAGTT
It contains:
- the LOC129895897 gene encoding protein TIFY 10c-like — encoded protein: MSNSCDAGRRTRNGKAPERSSFVQTCNLLSQFIKGKATIRDLNLGIAGQSGFAGKTETATMDLLTVMEKPSIDLTKEQEHKLVDLVTTEFSREKETTGNEPSTSKEAPKEPKAAQLTMFYDGKVIVFDDFPADKARAVMLLASKGCPQSSFGTFQTTNIDKFNTCAAAPASLTSKKTDSVAPSQQHLQIKPGSRSAAPQQHQHQQPLHVSSSTKTDQLKPGSISSAPLKEQEQHKQIQSQAAGTSGSSELPIARRSSLHRFLEKRKDRAILRAPYQVVHNNPLPSSSNNNGESSSKDSADQLDLNFKL